In the genome of Pseudorasbora parva isolate DD20220531a chromosome 10, ASM2467924v1, whole genome shotgun sequence, one region contains:
- the zgc:109986 gene encoding uncharacterized protein zgc:109986 produces MNFNDAKNEMLQVLSKTERQHLPKLLEWLKTSDDLDDFLVDNQSVILQSIAEDLRACLPLEAMAPSETMAIQKTQQKPHPTVHVDAFLYDEETVDSLCEEGKMSRNYCLNCGSHRTAPLEFISHSFSIPELQFLFQNILPDLTGKLVVDVGSRLGAVLFGGYLYSAASQLVGVEISSEFVKLQTMAIEKYGFSDRIQVIHADICSQAALVQNTDVLIMNNVFEFFMEPSDQMQSWLFINKNFRKKGALLVTVPSIQEALNLLQDAVFLETLALRQWIEEIQLDYSVYPKNDTDPDSLKQIHLYRVL; encoded by the exons ATGAATTTTAACGACGCTAAGAATGAAATGCTGCAGGTGTTGTCAAAGACGGAGAGACAACATCTTCCAAAGCTGCTTGAGTGGTTGAAAACATCTG ATGATCTGGATGACTTCCTGGTGGATAACCAAAGTGTTATTCTTCAAAGTATTGCAGAGGATCTAAGGGCTTGCCTTCCACTGGAGGCTATGGCTCCCTCAGAGACTATGGCTATTCAGAAG ACTCAACAGAAACCCCATCCCACAGTGCATGTAGATGCATTCTTATATGATGAGGAAACTGTGGATTCATTGTGTGAGGAGGGAAAAATGAGTCGCAACTACTGCCTCAACTGTGGATCGCACAGAACAGCACCGTTGG AGTTCATCTCGCATTCATTCTCAATCCCGGAGCTCCAGTTCCTATTCCAGAACATTCTTCCAGACCTCACTGGAAAACTGGTGGTGGATGTGGGATCTAGACTAGGAGCTGTGCTATTTGGG GGCTACCTTTACAGTGCAGCATCTCAGCTTGTGGGGGTTGAAATAAGTTCAGAGTTTGTCAAGCTTCAAACAATGGCTATAGAGAAATATGGCTTCAGTGACAGAATTCAG GTGATACATGCAGATATCTGCTCTCAGGCTGCCTTAGTGCAAAATACAGACGTTCTGATCAtgaataatgtttttgaattcTTCATGGAACCAAGTGATCAAATGCA ATCTTGgctgtttattaataaaaatttcAGAAAGAAAGGTGCACTGTTGGTAACTGTACCCAGCATTCAAGAAGCACTTAATTTACTTCAAGATGCTGTT TTCCTAGAGACATTAGCACTCAGGCAATGGATAGAGGAAAtacaacttgattacagtgttTATCCAAAAAATGACACCGATCCAGATTCTCTCAAGCAAATCCATCTTTATAGAGTACTTTGA